From a region of the Halorubrum sp. BV1 genome:
- a CDS encoding HemK2/MTQ2 family protein methyltransferase, which produces MTDLAERRGVDDAVVYQPAEDSGLLAEAALAEAHGRVLDVGTGSGWVAAQIADEHDGAVVGSDLNPHAARQARDRGVEAVVADLVSPFRTDAFDTVCFNPPYLPTDPDNEWDDWMEHALSGGESGRELIEPFLADVGRVLAPDGVVLLLVSSLTGYDEVLSLVEDAGFEHAVAVEESFPFETLTVLALRRP; this is translated from the coding sequence GTGACCGACCTCGCCGAGCGGCGCGGGGTCGACGACGCCGTCGTCTACCAACCGGCCGAGGACTCGGGGCTGCTCGCCGAGGCGGCGCTCGCCGAGGCGCACGGTCGCGTGCTTGATGTGGGGACGGGATCGGGCTGGGTCGCGGCGCAGATCGCAGACGAGCACGACGGAGCGGTGGTCGGCAGCGACCTCAACCCACACGCCGCTCGGCAGGCCCGCGACCGGGGCGTCGAGGCGGTCGTCGCCGACCTCGTTTCGCCGTTTCGGACGGACGCGTTCGACACGGTGTGTTTCAACCCGCCGTACCTCCCGACCGACCCGGACAACGAGTGGGACGACTGGATGGAACACGCGCTCTCGGGCGGCGAGTCCGGCCGCGAACTCATCGAACCGTTCCTCGCCGACGTGGGTCGCGTGCTCGCGCCGGACGGCGTCGTCCTCCTCTTGGTCTCCTCGCTGACCGGCTACGACGAGGTGCTCTCGCTTGTCGAGGACGCGGGGTTCGAGCACGCCGTCGCAGTCGAGGAGTCGTTCCCGTTCGAGACGCTCACCGTGCTCGCGCTCCGCCGCCCGTAG
- a CDS encoding mechanosensitive ion channel family protein produces MTVGVSGLATDPQSVLAGNAERLAVSTFIVAVVLAARYLTRRLKRRDDELSSTRRLLLSTSVAAVTAAGAIALIGVWDRSGALLEAVRSAAIADQLSNVVLAVVLLAIAYAVTDFLGGVIREVAAESASISDHQQEVILRLTQLSVYTAALLVVVGLFTDNVGGLLVGAGFLGIVVGMAARQTLGAVLAGFVLMFSRPFEVGDWVEVGDHEGTVTEISIMSTRLRSFDGEMVTLPNDDVRAGSIVDRSRRNRLRIEIEVGVDYDTDIDRAAELLEGAVAEVEGVAEMPEPNAVTKRFADSAVVLGLRYWIRNPSMRKRWRTQTAAMSAMKAALEAEGVVIPFPQQTLSARAEGATGPQLDASVEGRASVRDGDGASDSGGTAEGDGASDAGDDGTNSSGDANVGAGNDGGTGR; encoded by the coding sequence ATGACGGTCGGCGTCTCCGGACTCGCGACCGACCCGCAGAGCGTCCTCGCGGGCAACGCCGAGCGGCTCGCGGTGTCGACGTTTATCGTTGCGGTCGTGCTCGCCGCGCGGTATCTCACCCGGCGGCTGAAGCGGCGTGACGACGAGCTGTCGTCGACTCGGCGGCTGCTGTTGTCGACGAGCGTCGCCGCCGTCACGGCCGCCGGCGCGATCGCGCTGATCGGGGTGTGGGACCGGAGCGGGGCGCTCCTCGAAGCCGTCCGGTCGGCGGCGATCGCAGACCAGCTATCGAACGTCGTGCTCGCGGTCGTGCTCCTCGCCATCGCGTACGCCGTCACGGACTTTCTCGGCGGCGTCATCCGCGAGGTCGCAGCCGAGAGCGCGTCGATCTCCGACCATCAGCAGGAGGTCATCCTCCGGCTCACGCAGCTTTCGGTGTACACGGCCGCGCTGCTCGTGGTCGTCGGGCTGTTCACCGACAACGTCGGCGGACTCCTCGTCGGCGCGGGATTCTTAGGAATCGTGGTCGGGATGGCGGCGCGACAGACCCTCGGGGCGGTGCTGGCCGGGTTCGTGCTGATGTTCTCCCGGCCGTTCGAGGTCGGCGACTGGGTCGAGGTCGGCGACCACGAGGGCACCGTCACGGAGATATCGATCATGAGCACGCGACTCCGCTCGTTCGACGGCGAGATGGTCACGCTGCCGAACGACGACGTGCGCGCCGGCTCGATCGTCGACCGGTCGCGTCGGAACCGACTCCGGATCGAAATCGAGGTCGGCGTCGACTACGACACCGACATCGACCGGGCGGCGGAGCTACTCGAGGGCGCGGTCGCGGAGGTGGAAGGCGTCGCCGAGATGCCGGAGCCGAACGCCGTGACGAAACGATTCGCGGACTCCGCGGTCGTCCTCGGCCTCCGCTACTGGATCCGCAATCCGAGCATGCGGAAGCGCTGGCGCACGCAGACCGCCGCGATGAGCGCGATGAAGGCCGCCTTAGAGGCGGAGGGGGTCGTGATCCCCTTCCCGCAGCAGACGCTCTCCGCGCGCGCCGAGGGCGCGACCGGGCCGCAGCTCGACGCCTCGGTCGAAGGGCGGGCGTCGGTGCGGGACGGCGACGGTGCGAGCGACTCGGGCGGCACGGCCGAGGGCGACGGCGCGAGTGACGCGGGCGACGACGGGACCAACAGCTCGGGCGACGCGAACGTCGGTGCGGGCAACGACGGAGGGACAGGGCGGTGA